In the Mastacembelus armatus chromosome 17, fMasArm1.2, whole genome shotgun sequence genome, one interval contains:
- the LOC113134518 gene encoding profilin-2-like isoform X1, whose protein sequence is MSWQSYVDSLMSDGCCQDSAIVGYLEAKYVWAAHDGGTFNNITPQEIEVLIGKDRETFYTSGLTLGSKKCSVIRDSLYHDGDWTMDIRTKSQGGEPTYNISVGRAGKVLVLLMGKEAIHGAILNKKAYTMAEYLYLRESGY, encoded by the exons ATGTCTTGGCAAAGCTACGTGGATAGCCTGATGTCCGATGGCTGCTGTCAGGATAGCGCCATTGTTGGGTATTTGGAAGCGAAATATGTTTGGGCAGCACATGACGGTGGTACTTTCAACAATATCACG CCTCAGGAAATAGAGGTCCTTATTGGTAAGGACAGAGAGACCTTTTACACCAGCGGTCTCACTCTGGGCTCAAAGAAATGTTCAGTCATCAGAGACAGCCTCTACCATGATGGGGACTGGACAATGGACATCAGGACAAAGAGCCAAGGAGGAGAACCTACTTACAACATCTCTGTGGGAAGAGCTGGAAAAG TATTGGTTTTACTCATGGGAAAGGAGGCGATCCATGGTGCAATTCTTAACAAAAAAGCATATACAATGGCTGAGTACCTGTACCTGAGGGAGTCTGGATATTAA
- the LOC113134518 gene encoding profilin-2-like isoform X2, with product MSWQSYVDSLMSDGCCQDSAIVGYLEAKYVWAAHDGGTFNNITPQEIEVLIGKDRETFYTSGLTLGSKKCSVIRDSLYHDGDWTMDIRTKSQGGEPTYNISVGRAGKVLVLVMGKEGVHGGGLNKKAYSMAKYLRDSGF from the exons ATGTCTTGGCAAAGCTACGTGGATAGCCTGATGTCCGATGGCTGCTGTCAGGATAGCGCCATTGTTGGGTATTTGGAAGCGAAATATGTTTGGGCAGCACATGACGGTGGTACTTTCAACAATATCACG CCTCAGGAAATAGAGGTCCTTATTGGTAAGGACAGAGAGACCTTTTACACCAGCGGTCTCACTCTGGGCTCAAAGAAATGTTCAGTCATCAGAGACAGCCTCTACCATGATGGGGACTGGACAATGGACATCAGGACAAAGAGCCAAGGAGGAGAACCTACTTACAACATCTCTGTGGGAAGAGCTGGAAAAG TTTTGGTTCTTGTAATGGGCAAAGAAGGGGTCCATGGAGGCGGATTGAATAAGAAGGCTTACTCAATGGCAAAATACTTGAGGGATTCAgggttttaa
- the LOC113134033 gene encoding TSC22 domain family protein 2-like isoform X1, whose translation MSKMPAKKKSCFQITSVTQAQVAATGVTDDTESLDDPDESRTEDVSSEIYDMSRAEYEPACDRSSSEEALNNVGEQDAVTVMSPPHIPDPGQYPVLAGKVGVQGSSQGGQHPPGIGVTATLPLINQPGAIQQPAATASGTGPVSLSVNTSQTAALTSSAPPPTTSTVTCTSRFRVIKLDHGTGEPFRRGRWTCTEFYEKDSEASVVSRTVDSIRHSGATLDLATDRDSGIGLTGGSVVAPATYSAQGLGSMADTSLSSSCMHSVETLPQQQQQIHHQNYSAQSVSGSTTQSVFSSSKPTAVPAQPAVGGLQPSVPHSVLPVGENGVPQSGVHIQKSPIMPPPSQSIVYPTQPIVYPPQQQQQLSGLLQNQAEYYQQQQPASMQPGPSIGQPIPVSSLSAGVQPVSQIPTSVLPPAPGGASVPSQVGDVLRAAGGSVPTGQSGLLQQQAVGMGGVGGSMLVSGSSLQQQQTLSQYTAAGHPQPHGLHPASSSVQNVPAIAVSSSVPTTVPTAVPSASSAAMPNVTTSSLPLGQIPQTPVVLGAQGLLATGFGPVDSGGGRKSEGVINTQSPVVSGKEPVKPLMPESLQLATPTVNSLFGIHLGVDGEEDRNPSKAFYQAFQSGSRLRDPKANSDSASGANVVAIDNKIEQAMDLVKSHLMYAVREEVEVLKEQIKELYERNSVLERENAVLKSLANSEQLSQLSTQSAASSGAVPPQQGLNQPQQQAQPPLQVQPQLQSHPQLQHLPKPQQLQTQPQLDPGQQLQPSVTSA comes from the exons ATGTCGAAAATGCCGGCCAAGAAAAAGAGCTGTTTTCAGATTACGAGTGTGACTCAGGCCCAGGTGGCGGCTACAGGTGTCACCGACGACACGGAGAGTCTGGACGACCCAGACGAGTCACGGACTGAAGACGTGTCATCGGAAATATACGACATGTCACGGGCTGAGTACGAGCCTGCGTGTGACAGGAGTTCATCTGAAGAAGCCCTGAATAATGTGGGGGAGCAAGACGCTGTGACTGTCATGTCACCACCACACATACCTGACCCCGGTCAGTATCCTGTGCTGGCAGGCAAAGTGGGAGTGCAGGGCTCATCTCAAGGTGGTCAGCATCCTCCGGGGATTGGTGTTACAGCCACTTTGCCCCTTATCAACCAGCCTGGGGCAATACAGCAACCGGCTGCTACAGCATCGGGTACTGGACCTGTCAGTTTGTCAGTAAACACATCCCAAACTGCAGCACTGACCAGTTCAGCGCCTCCTCCCACCACCTCAACGGTGACTTGCACCTCACGCTTCAGGGTCATTAAACTTGATCATGGTACTGGAGAACCGTTTCGAAGAGGCAGATGGACGTGTACAGAGTTTTATGAAAAAGACTCTGAGGCCTCTGTTGTCAGTAGGACTGTAGATAGCATTAGACATTCCGGTGCAACACTGGACCTTGctacagacagagacagtgggATTGGGCTTACCGGTGGCTCTGTGGTTGCCCCGGCAACATACTCTGCTCAGGGCTTGGGCTCTATGGCGGACACATCTCTCTCTTCATCCTGCATGCATTCAGTGGAGACActaccacagcagcagcaacaaatcCATCATCAAAACTACAGCGCTCAGAGTGTTAGTGGGTCGACCACGCAGAGTGTGTTCTCCAGCAGCAAGCCTACAGCTGTCCCAGCTCAGCCAGCAGTGGGAGGTCTTCAGCCTTCTGTTCCCCATAGTGTGTTGCCTGTTGGAGAAAACGGTGTGCCTCAGTCTGGTGTCCACATACAGAAGTCCCCCATCATGCCGCCTCCATCACAGTCCATTGTTTACCCTACCCAGCCCATTGTTTACcctcctcagcagcagcaacagttgtCTGGACTGCTGCAGAACCAGGCAGAGTACTATCAGCAGCAACAACCTGCGTCCATGCAGCCTGGGCCTTCCATTGGCCAGCCCATCCCAGTGTCTAGCCTCTCTGCAGGGGTGCAGCCTGTCAGCCAAATTCCCACTTCGGTCTTGCCTCCAGCCCCTGGAGGAGCTTCTGTGCCAAGTCAGGTTGGAGATGTCCTCAGAGCAGCAGGCGGATCTGTACCTACTGGACAATCAGGCCTCTTGCAGCAACAGGCTGTAGGAATGGGAGGCGTAGGAGGCTCCATGCTAGTTAGTGGATCCtctctgcagcaacagcagactTTGAGTCAGTATACAGCCGCTGGACATCCTCAACCCCACGGCCTCCACCCTGCGTCCTCCAGTGTACAAAATGTGCCTGCCATCGCAGTGAGCTCCAGTGTGCCCACCACTGTGCCCACTGCTGTGCCCAGTGCCTCCAGTGCAGCCATGCCAAATGTGACAACCTCCAGTTTGCCTCTAGGTCAGATACCCCAGACTCCAGTGGTTTTGGGAGCACAAGGCCTCCTAGCAACTGGATTTGGACCAGTAGACAGTGGTGGTGGAAGGAAGTCAGAGGGTGTCATCAACACACAGTCTCCTGTTGTTTCTGGGAAGGAACCGGTGAAGCCCTTGATGCCTGAGAGCCTGCAGCTCGCCACTCCGACTGTCAACAGCCTGTTTGGAATCCACCTAGGTGTTGACGGGGAGGAGGACAG GAACCCCTCAAAGGCTTTCTACCAGGCCTTCCAGTCTGGCAGCAGACTAAGAGACCCAAAGGCTAACAGTGATAG tgcCTCTGGAGCCAATGTTGTTGCCATAGATAATAAAATTGAACAGGCCATG GACCTGGTGAAAAGCCATCTGATGTATGCAGTGCGGGAAGAGGTGGAGGTCTTAAAGGAGCAGATCAAGGAGTTGTATGAGAGGAACTCTGTGCTGGAGAGGGAGAACGCCGTGTTGAAATCTCTGGCCAACAGTGAGCAGCTGTCTCAGCTGTCCACCCAGTCGGCTGCCAGCTCTGGCGCCGTGCCTCCCCAACAAGGACTCAACCAGCCGCAGCAACAGGCCCAGCCCCCGCTTCAAGTTCAGCCTCAGCTCCAGTCACACCCCCAGCTGCAGCACCTCCCCAAACCCCAGCAGCTCCAGACTCAGCCTCAGCTTGACCCTGGCCAACAACTGCAACCCAGTGTCACCTCTGCTTGA
- the LOC113134033 gene encoding TSC22 domain family protein 2-like isoform X2 translates to MSKMPAKKKSCFQITSVTQAQVAATGVTDDTESLDDPDESRTEDVSSEIYDMSRAEYEPACDRSSSEEALNNVGEQDAVTVMSPPHIPDPGQYPVLAGKVGVQGSSQGGQHPPGIGVTATLPLINQPGAIQQPAATASGTGPVSLSVNTSQTAALTSSAPPPTTSTVTCTSRFRVIKLDHGTGEPFRRGRWTCTEFYEKDSEASVVSRTVDSIRHSGATLDLATDRDSGIGLTGGSVVAPATYSAQGLGSMADTSLSSSCMHSVETLPQQQQQIHHQNYSAQSVSGSTTQSVFSSSKPTAVPAQPAVGGLQPSVPHSVLPVGENGVPQSGVHIQKSPIMPPPSQSIVYPTQPIVYPPQQQQQLSGLLQNQAEYYQQQQPASMQPGPSIGQPIPVSSLSAGVQPVSQIPTSVLPPAPGGASVPSQVGDVLRAAGGSVPTGQSGLLQQQAVGMGGVGGSMLVSGSSLQQQQTLSQYTAAGHPQPHGLHPASSSVQNVPAIAVSSSVPTTVPTAVPSASSAAMPNVTTSSLPLGQIPQTPVVLGAQGLLATGFGPVDSGGGRKSEGVINTQSPVVSGKEPVKPLMPESLQLATPTVNSLFGIHLGVDGEEDSASGANVVAIDNKIEQAMDLVKSHLMYAVREEVEVLKEQIKELYERNSVLERENAVLKSLANSEQLSQLSTQSAASSGAVPPQQGLNQPQQQAQPPLQVQPQLQSHPQLQHLPKPQQLQTQPQLDPGQQLQPSVTSA, encoded by the exons ATGTCGAAAATGCCGGCCAAGAAAAAGAGCTGTTTTCAGATTACGAGTGTGACTCAGGCCCAGGTGGCGGCTACAGGTGTCACCGACGACACGGAGAGTCTGGACGACCCAGACGAGTCACGGACTGAAGACGTGTCATCGGAAATATACGACATGTCACGGGCTGAGTACGAGCCTGCGTGTGACAGGAGTTCATCTGAAGAAGCCCTGAATAATGTGGGGGAGCAAGACGCTGTGACTGTCATGTCACCACCACACATACCTGACCCCGGTCAGTATCCTGTGCTGGCAGGCAAAGTGGGAGTGCAGGGCTCATCTCAAGGTGGTCAGCATCCTCCGGGGATTGGTGTTACAGCCACTTTGCCCCTTATCAACCAGCCTGGGGCAATACAGCAACCGGCTGCTACAGCATCGGGTACTGGACCTGTCAGTTTGTCAGTAAACACATCCCAAACTGCAGCACTGACCAGTTCAGCGCCTCCTCCCACCACCTCAACGGTGACTTGCACCTCACGCTTCAGGGTCATTAAACTTGATCATGGTACTGGAGAACCGTTTCGAAGAGGCAGATGGACGTGTACAGAGTTTTATGAAAAAGACTCTGAGGCCTCTGTTGTCAGTAGGACTGTAGATAGCATTAGACATTCCGGTGCAACACTGGACCTTGctacagacagagacagtgggATTGGGCTTACCGGTGGCTCTGTGGTTGCCCCGGCAACATACTCTGCTCAGGGCTTGGGCTCTATGGCGGACACATCTCTCTCTTCATCCTGCATGCATTCAGTGGAGACActaccacagcagcagcaacaaatcCATCATCAAAACTACAGCGCTCAGAGTGTTAGTGGGTCGACCACGCAGAGTGTGTTCTCCAGCAGCAAGCCTACAGCTGTCCCAGCTCAGCCAGCAGTGGGAGGTCTTCAGCCTTCTGTTCCCCATAGTGTGTTGCCTGTTGGAGAAAACGGTGTGCCTCAGTCTGGTGTCCACATACAGAAGTCCCCCATCATGCCGCCTCCATCACAGTCCATTGTTTACCCTACCCAGCCCATTGTTTACcctcctcagcagcagcaacagttgtCTGGACTGCTGCAGAACCAGGCAGAGTACTATCAGCAGCAACAACCTGCGTCCATGCAGCCTGGGCCTTCCATTGGCCAGCCCATCCCAGTGTCTAGCCTCTCTGCAGGGGTGCAGCCTGTCAGCCAAATTCCCACTTCGGTCTTGCCTCCAGCCCCTGGAGGAGCTTCTGTGCCAAGTCAGGTTGGAGATGTCCTCAGAGCAGCAGGCGGATCTGTACCTACTGGACAATCAGGCCTCTTGCAGCAACAGGCTGTAGGAATGGGAGGCGTAGGAGGCTCCATGCTAGTTAGTGGATCCtctctgcagcaacagcagactTTGAGTCAGTATACAGCCGCTGGACATCCTCAACCCCACGGCCTCCACCCTGCGTCCTCCAGTGTACAAAATGTGCCTGCCATCGCAGTGAGCTCCAGTGTGCCCACCACTGTGCCCACTGCTGTGCCCAGTGCCTCCAGTGCAGCCATGCCAAATGTGACAACCTCCAGTTTGCCTCTAGGTCAGATACCCCAGACTCCAGTGGTTTTGGGAGCACAAGGCCTCCTAGCAACTGGATTTGGACCAGTAGACAGTGGTGGTGGAAGGAAGTCAGAGGGTGTCATCAACACACAGTCTCCTGTTGTTTCTGGGAAGGAACCGGTGAAGCCCTTGATGCCTGAGAGCCTGCAGCTCGCCACTCCGACTGTCAACAGCCTGTTTGGAATCCACCTAGGTGTTGACGGGGAGGAGGACAG tgcCTCTGGAGCCAATGTTGTTGCCATAGATAATAAAATTGAACAGGCCATG GACCTGGTGAAAAGCCATCTGATGTATGCAGTGCGGGAAGAGGTGGAGGTCTTAAAGGAGCAGATCAAGGAGTTGTATGAGAGGAACTCTGTGCTGGAGAGGGAGAACGCCGTGTTGAAATCTCTGGCCAACAGTGAGCAGCTGTCTCAGCTGTCCACCCAGTCGGCTGCCAGCTCTGGCGCCGTGCCTCCCCAACAAGGACTCAACCAGCCGCAGCAACAGGCCCAGCCCCCGCTTCAAGTTCAGCCTCAGCTCCAGTCACACCCCCAGCTGCAGCACCTCCCCAAACCCCAGCAGCTCCAGACTCAGCCTCAGCTTGACCCTGGCCAACAACTGCAACCCAGTGTCACCTCTGCTTGA